The Aethina tumida isolate Nest 87 chromosome 5, icAetTumi1.1, whole genome shotgun sequence genomic sequence AAAAGAACCTCGCTTTGATTAAAATCGTGGATTCTAGAAAATTACAGTGTGTTGCACAAATTGTAAATGACTGACAAAAAGCAATTTATCATGTTTCActcgcaaattatttactagaaggttttttattattataaattattcatttgtgCAAATTAtgctaaattaatcaaaattaatattcatatctGCAAACACTCGTTTTAGTAATTCATTGATGAGAgtttacaattaattcaatGACAGTAGcgtgtttttaattgaatattttaatgaaattctaaaaaaatatcacaaaacaaCGACACAAAAGAGATAAACAACAATCATAAATCAGctacaaaataaaaccatCCACACCCATAAACACAcgctaatttttttagtacccattgatttatttacaccATCAATGCAAAAACGGCAGAAAAAAAACCAAAAACTGTTCTTATAAGGCAAGAACGCTATCAGTGTTCGACGTGTTACAAggattacataaattatattattcaaacgATGTCAACTAATTATGCATGGAAACGGTCATAAATAATCGTTCGAACATTATCGTCGATCGACCTACATTCCGGAaggtttttctaattttccagACTTTGCGATGAATTCACCAGCCGGATGTTCGCAATTTTTTTACCTTCAATCACCCACGCAAAGTGCCTGCCGTTGTGGGTATGCAACCCCATCGAACGTGCGTGTTATGTTAGTTGCCTATATTAGTAGTAGTTGTAACTTACCTCAGAAGAATGGTCAAATGAATGTCGTGACTGAACTTGTCCAAAGCGGTGGTACCATCTACTCTGACCGCGTTCACCTTGTCCCTTAGGGACTGCGAGGTGCTGATGGGAGCGTGTCTCTCCTTCAGGATTTCGTAGATGTTGGGCTGTCGCAAGAACGCCACAACTTTGTCGTTGTAGGCGACAGGGAGTTCTGGCATCGGACTGGGATTCGTCACGAAGCTAGCCGACCTCGGTGGAGGTTTTGGAgcctgtaaatatattaatatacatttagcccgtgaaataaaaaaaaaacaaaacaatttttagtaataggGTGCAGACTTACTTCTATGGACATTCTCCTGGAGTAGCTTAAAGTCTCGGTCGGTACTCGAGGATCCATATAAGTGGTACGTTTGTTAGTATGGTCAATAAAGAATTGCTGTGCGTGTGTCAGGAAAGTTAGTAGGTTAGTAACTTGTTAAACGGTAAATGTATATTACTTACTTTATCGTTCCTGTCTTTCTTTGTGTCCCAGCCGACTGGTAAGTCCAAAGAGGGATCAGCAAATAAGTTAACGAGTGCCACCAAATCTTTGTTATGCTGGTACTTTTCAAACATAAGGGGATCCCTACGAATTCTGACAATCATGTGTTTTAAAGTCgaatttttgttgtataaaGATAAGGCTTCctataacaacaatattatgTCAATTACTAACACCAATAAGTATTCAAGCAAATCGTACTTGGTTCATGTGAAGAACGGTGAAAAAATCCGGCCTGGTTAACAACTTACAACCAGGTGCGGTACTATTGTCCAGTTGGTCCAGCCTGTTGGAACTGATGGTCCTTCGTATACTTTGGTACCGTCTGTCCAATTGCCGTCTGTGTTGCTCCGCCCCAATGCCACTAACTCCAGGCAAAGCCGAGCAACCCGGTCTCGTCCAAGACGTCGTTCTGGTCGCGTGGTCGATGTAAAACACCCTTCCGTGACTATCCATCCTCGCTTCCCAAgctttatataaacataacaATGAGTAAGACAATAAAACAGTACGAACGAGTTATACTTACATGGTGGAAGTGGATTCTCATGTTCCCCAGGCAGTTCCGGTACCGCCAGTATCCTATGGCCTCGTTCGGGTATGGACGGAAGTCTGGCGGTACTCAACCTTTGCAATGGCAATGGAACACCACCGCTCGCACCCTCCGCCTCCGCATTCCTCGGTCTCAAAGTCAAGCTCGTTTTGCTGATCAGATCGTTACTCCTCACTTCGGGACTTCGCGTGTCTATGTTCCTCAGCTCAGACATAGCAATGATGCTGAGGTGTGGATTGTCCTTGGCCTGGTTCGCCGCCGCCTCACCTTCCGAGGCGCCGTTGCAGCTAGACCAGTCCAACGTTTCGATTGGTCGGATGTCCGCCTGTTTTACCTCGGGCGGCGGCAGTATTTCCTGGCCCTCCAACGGGAAGTCCGGATACGCGTCGCCTTTTAAGTTTGGCGGCTTCAACTCCGTGTTGTACCGGGCTTTCCTGGAATGATGGGTCGGAGTTGGGGGACAGACGGGAGTGGCGCAGGTTAGGCCGGCGACTCTCGCCAACGCCTTGGGATGGGGACGAATTACGGCCGGGTTCTTTGCCGCAATCGCTTTTCTTTGGTGTAACGGAGTTTGGGGAACGTTCGAGCAGCACGCCTCTTCCGGTGACTGGTCCTCGGACTCCGGTGTCCTGGTCAGAGGTTTGTGCGGTTTTAAGGTCAAACTCTCGTTGACTTCGCCGTCGACCACGTCGGCGGACGAACTGCTTTGCGTGGAAATGGAACTTTGACTATCCTTGTTTTCTAAGGGTAGGTGAGGAGGGAACTGAGCATCTGCTTTACTCAGCACCGTCGTCACGTAGTTGTCACTTCCGATTTTCTTACTGTTATCTAAAAATGCGGCTTTAATCTTATGTGTTGGAGTGGCGTTAACGTCTACGTCCGAAAGAGAGCTGGCAGTGGAAGCTGTGCTGTACGACTTGTAGTCTTCATCGGTGTCGATTAGTTCGAAGCCGAACGTGTCCTCCAGCTTTTGCATGGCCCTTGGTTTGTTCTGCCTGTGGACTGGAGGCTTGAAACTATCGCTCAAAGCGTGCGATCGCTCTAAAGGTCTATGTAGCGTGCGCGGAGGCAATGGTGGAGCGTTTTCGGCAAAATCCATGCAAGTTATGTCTTTGGTTTCGTCGTCCGTCGGACTATAAGCCGTCCAGATTTGGTAGTACTCTTTGTTCGGCGACTTGGCTTTGGAGCGGATCTTTTTCTTGGTACCACCTATTGATTCTGTGCTCTCCGAGGTTATCATACCATTGAGCTGTTTTTTCTTGACACCTGACAAGATTTGATCCTTGTCGGCGTTGAGGTCTTCAACTGAACCGGGGCTTTTGAGGTGTGGCATATCAGGCTCGTCCTGGAAGGCGTCGTTCTCGATACCATTGTATTTGTTCTTCTGCTTGACTTTGATCAGTTTTTTGAGTTTATCACTGGGTCGTTTGATGATTAGTTTGTCGCTTTGAGCTAGGTAATCCAACGTTCCTCCATCGTAGTAGCGAAAGCACAACAGCTTTTCGCAGTCTGCAAAACagtaaaaagattaaaatttgaagttaagATTTGATGGTGTTGTTACCATTATGCTGGGGGATGTCCAGAAGCCACATCGTGCTTTGTTCCTGACCATTAACCTCTTGTCTAGCGAGACACTCTTCCACACAATTGCTATCTGTAAAAGGAAACTACGATTAgctccaaataaatttataaaaacaggcaaattaaaattccaagaaattttagtttgaaaCTGATAATGTCGGAAACCACATCATTAATCGGTTGAATTTCTTGTAAATTCCAACATCTGGACCACAACgcggaaaattttaaataaaccataCCACACCAAATTTAGACGGCCACACCACAAAATCGCAACAGTCATCGACTATTCCGATAATCgaaaggaataaaaaattgtatacggGTAATTAATGCATATCCTGTtacataaattgataaattgcaAAAATTGCACGTAACACTCTCACGATATATTGCGCCGCGACAGAGCGAAACGCCGTGCGATTCCACTCATTTTTCCAAACAAAGCAACAACGGTCCCGGAAACTATTTCGCAGTGAGAAATGCGATTTCATGCTTTTACGATGTGACCTAGAAATAACTGTGTTTGTTCTTTTGCAATAacagaaatatgaaatatttgcaaattatttattttcatataataaaatatcacttGTCACTTTTATACCTCCCATTCAGAAAAGTTTCTTGTTCTCTGAAGTACATAtatacgaaaattatttattactgataAATTATGTCCAAATGGAtagtattttgtttgtttcttaccttacacaaataaataagaaattcaaaaCCCTTTTTAGAGTAAACAGCCCCTAGAACTAAAGTATATAATGCCAAAAGGCAGTTGCCATGTTCTAGAATCTTCCGATAGACCACCAACGTGACCAAGGACCCTGTATAGTTAGGATTGTTTCTTTTTGTAAATGTTGGTGTAAGTGGGTGCTTCTAATATAGTgttcattcaatttaaaaaatttcaaaattttaaattaaattcgattgtatcttatttttattgttgatttttgATAATGATTACTCTTTAAAActgacaaatttttgaaaattattattttttttatattgacataacaataacaattaattttatgatttttttaaattcaaaaacatcTAGATATATAGtatagtattatatttattcaattttgcatttttattttgtttttttttttttcattttgaataatttcaaaatcttgaattgtattttctatgtaaaaattacaattacagttatttatttttattggcgattattgataatttttaagaaaaaaaaagaattgaaaaatgtggaaaagaacctctgaaaatttgaaaaatttatatttttacaatttgaataatacccaattttattttataagttttcaaatttttccaaaatttaaactataaaatttcatatttttattattgattataatattttttaattgacttttaaaatgttttctatttttatttttataaaatttaaataatatataatttttaatttattttaaaaatttttataatttattatatttattgttgattttccataatttttacctttaattgacctttaaaataaataaataaataaataaataaacaaataaatgaataaatgaataaagaataaatgaataaatgaataaatgaataaatgaataaatgaataaatgaataaatgaataaatgaataaatgaataaatgaataaatgaataaataaataaataaataaataaataaataaatgaataaatgaataaatgaataaatgaataaatgaataaatgaataaatgaataaatgaataaatgaataaatgaataaatgaataaatgaataaatgaataaatgaataaatgaataaatgaataaatgaataaatgaataaatgaataaatgaataaatgaataaatgaataaatgaataaatgaataaatgaataaatgaataagtgAATAAGTGAATAAATGAGTAAATGAGTAAATGAGTAAATgagtaaatgaataaatgaataaatgaataaatgaataaatgaataaatgaataaatgaataaataaataaatgaataaatgaataaatgaataaatgaataaatgaataaataaattgaaaaaataaatgatctattatcgcatttttattttcccaatttaaataactcttaattttaatttgatgttctatttattaaatattcaaatttgtctaaaatttaaatatttctttttatcatttattttttatatttattacaactaagtagaacaattaatttatggaaAAAGCACATTCTATATTAAAGAATCATAATTcggaaatattttgatattaaaaaatatctaaaaattttaatgttttacaaaattttgaatttctatttttaaatttactccgctttaataatttcaaaattttaattaaatattctaattaaatattgtaaattttaaataaatttcctatttttatcgttttatttttgataattatccttacttaatttaaaaatgtcaattctttgtcttataattttcataacagTTTATGAAGAAAACCACACGTTACTATAAAGaaccataataaaaataataaaaatggatttattctaagaaatttttatttctgaatgGAATTATCCACCTCTGAAAAAGAAATCGGAGTATAAAGACTCcaggtttaaataaaacagagcACGACAATAGAAATATGGCGACTTTGTAGAAAGCgatagtttaaataaagaaataacggaaatgtgtaatttaataaactaaacttgttcattgcATACCTTCTAAACTGTCAACCCAGAAATCGGTACCACCTTTTCCACATAGAATGGCATCATAATAGCGTACAGGCACAAAGTGAACCGATTAATGAAAATCCGCCGAGCGACAGGAACTGTTATCCGGGAAACGTGAGTCAGATTACTCGAACCGATCGGTACCGGTCCGAAACGGTGCGGTTTTTCGGAACCAACTCGCATTCCGAATGGTCCGCTCTTCCGGTACCGGATGTGGGACGTTCCCGTTCACAATGGAATCTCGAAACCGGGGGAGCCGGCACGCTACCGAGAAACCTCGATTTTATCGGTGTTTACGAGACGGAACAACCGTGACAGGTTTGTcactgttaaattaattgtctgTCTGTTCACTATTCACTTGTTACTGgttatctgtttaaaattaacacctaatttttgtcaaaatcgggtttaaaatttaagtgttaCAGGTCtgtgaaattaaaaagttctCCTAAATCATCAAAGTAGACCTTTTCACCAATTTTTGagcagtttaattaattttatttaataaaaattactataaaatttcctTAGAAATAGATCAAAAATCAActacacaaaatttttaagatgttaaaatttcaaaatccaagaagaaaattattttttaattccacATTTTGAGTttgttaaagtattttttgctataacattttttaacatttttttataaaatacttaaaattttatttttaattttaatattgtaatatgtttgtcAGTTGTAAATTATGTGTGTTcatgataatataatatttttttaaatccatgtaaacaattaaactgtcaaaatttcaaaattcaagaaagaaaaatatctttttaattgcatattttatgtttctatAAAGTACTTTTtcctgtaaaatattttaaagataatattcAATGTTCAATGAGTGAATATTCCTAATCTTTTTTAAGtccttgtaaatttttaaactgtcaaaatttcaaaacccAAGAaagaacattattttttaattgcacattttatatttgtctaaaatatttttcttataatatattttagggcttatattattttttaaactgcaGTAAAACAatctcaaaaaaaatttttgtacaatacttcaaattttaatttttaattttaatattgtaatatgtttgtcAGGTGTAAATTATGTGTGTTAaggataatataatatttttttaaatccatgtaaacttttaaactgccaaaatttcaaaactcaagaaagaaaattatttttttaattgcgtATTTTATGTTTCTATAAAGTACTTTTtcctgtaatatattttaaagattat encodes the following:
- the LOC109601732 gene encoding E3 ubiquitin-protein ligase HECW2-like isoform X2 produces the protein MDRTDGTDVCQFLKCKSKDKAGSVDGNPEDEGAATEQVTNGGDETGPCGDVDEESNYVEVEDATDAGDGDDECVDIVGEVRKEIFAKEDDDGHWLLRWNFQKQHEGDFIALCYEDSNCVEECLARQEVNGQEQSTMWLLDIPQHNDCEKLLCFRYYDGGTLDYLAQSDKLIIKRPSDKLKKLIKVKQKNKYNGIENDAFQDEPDMPHLKSPGSVEDLNADKDQILSGVKKKQLNGMITSESTESIGGTKKKIRSKAKSPNKEYYQIWTAYSPTDDETKDITCMDFAENAPPLPPRTLHRPLERSHALSDSFKPPVHRQNKPRAMQKLEDTFGFELIDTDEDYKSYSTASTASSLSDVDVNATPTHKIKAAFLDNSKKIGSDNYVTTVLSKADAQFPPHLPLENKDSQSSISTQSSSSADVVDGEVNESLTLKPHKPLTRTPESEDQSPEEACCSNVPQTPLHQRKAIAAKNPAVIRPHPKALARVAGLTCATPVCPPTPTHHSRKARYNTELKPPNLKGDAYPDFPLEGQEILPPPEVKQADIRPIETLDWSSCNGASEGEAAANQAKDNPHLSIIAMSELRNIDTRSPEVRSNDLISKTSLTLRPRNAEAEGASGGVPLPLQRLSTARLPSIPERGHRILAVPELPGEHENPLPPSWEARMDSHGRVFYIDHATRTTSWTRPGCSALPGVSGIGAEQHRRQLDRRYQSIRRTISSNRLDQLDNSTAPGCKLLTRPDFFTVLHMNQEALSLYNKNSTLKHMIVRIRRDPLMFEKYQHNKDLVALVNLFADPSLDLPVGWDTKKDRNDKAPKPPPRSASFVTNPSPMPELPVAYNDKVVAFLRQPNIYEILKERHAPISTSQSLRDKVNAVRVDGTTALDKFSHDIHLTILLSLFEQEIMSYVPAVETRSAANSTRSPRGSPAPSPIASPGMGRHRVQAPHKRDFEAKLRNFYRKLESKGYGQGPGKFKLHIRRDHLLEDAFRRIMSANKKELQKGKLCVVWDNEEGLDYGGPSREFFFLISRELFNPYYGLFEYSANDTYTVQISPMSAFVDNYHDWFRFSGRVLGLALVHQYLLDAFFTRPFYKALLRLPVALSDLESLDFEFHQSLQWIREHDVSNQGELELTFAVTEEVFGQVLERELKPGGRNVPVTEKNKKEYLERIVRWRLERGVAEQTESLVRGFYEVVDPRLVSVFDARELELVIAGTAEIDLMDWRQHTEYRGGYHDQHPVVVWFWQAIERFTNEQRLRLLQFVTGTSSIPFEGFSALRGSIGPRKFCIEKWGKPNSLPRAHTCFNRLDLPPYPTSEVLYEKLLLAVEETNTFGIE
- the LOC109601732 gene encoding E3 ubiquitin-protein ligase HECW2-like isoform X1 produces the protein MDRTDGTDVCQFLKCKSKDKAGSVDGNPEDEGAATEQVTNGGDETGPCGDVDEESNYVEVEDATDAGDGDDECVDIVGEVRKEIFAKEDDDGHWLLRWNFQKQHEGDFIALCYEDSNCVEECLARQEVNGQEQSTMWLLDIPQHNDCEKLLCFRYYDGGTLDYLAQSDKLIIKRPSDKLKKLIKVKQKNKYNGIENDAFQDEPDMPHLKSPGSVEDLNADKDQILSGVKKKQLNGMITSESTESIGGTKKKIRSKAKSPNKEYYQIWTAYSPTDDETKDITCMDFAENAPPLPPRTLHRPLERSHALSDSFKPPVHRQNKPRAMQKLEDTFGFELIDTDEDYKSYSTASTASSLSDVDVNATPTHKIKAAFLDNSKKIGSDNYVTTVLSKADAQFPPHLPLENKDSQSSISTQSSSSADVVDGEVNESLTLKPHKPLTRTPESEDQSPEEACCSNVPQTPLHQRKAIAAKNPAVIRPHPKALARVAGLTCATPVCPPTPTHHSRKARYNTELKPPNLKGDAYPDFPLEGQEILPPPEVKQADIRPIETLDWSSCNGASEGEAAANQAKDNPHLSIIAMSELRNIDTRSPEVRSNDLISKTSLTLRPRNAEAEGASGGVPLPLQRLSTARLPSIPERGHRILAVPELPGEHENPLPPSWEARMDSHGRVFYIDHATRTTSWTRPGCSALPGVSGIGAEQHRRQLDRRYQSIRRTISSNRLDQLDNSTAPGCKLLTRPDFFTVLHMNQEALSLYNKNSTLKHMIVRIRRDPLMFEKYQHNKDLVALVNLFADPSLDLPVGWDTKKDRNDKQFFIDHTNKRTTYMDPRVPTETLSYSRRMSIEAPKPPPRSASFVTNPSPMPELPVAYNDKVVAFLRQPNIYEILKERHAPISTSQSLRDKVNAVRVDGTTALDKFSHDIHLTILLSLFEQEIMSYVPAVETRSAANSTRSPRGSPAPSPIASPGMGRHRVQAPHKRDFEAKLRNFYRKLESKGYGQGPGKFKLHIRRDHLLEDAFRRIMSANKKELQKGKLCVVWDNEEGLDYGGPSREFFFLISRELFNPYYGLFEYSANDTYTVQISPMSAFVDNYHDWFRFSGRVLGLALVHQYLLDAFFTRPFYKALLRLPVALSDLESLDFEFHQSLQWIREHDVSNQGELELTFAVTEEVFGQVLERELKPGGRNVPVTEKNKKEYLERIVRWRLERGVAEQTESLVRGFYEVVDPRLVSVFDARELELVIAGTAEIDLMDWRQHTEYRGGYHDQHPVVVWFWQAIERFTNEQRLRLLQFVTGTSSIPFEGFSALRGSIGPRKFCIEKWGKPNSLPRAHTCFNRLDLPPYPTSEVLYEKLLLAVEETNTFGIE
- the LOC109601732 gene encoding E3 ubiquitin-protein ligase HECW2-like isoform X3 — translated: MWLLDIPQHNDCEKLLCFRYYDGGTLDYLAQSDKLIIKRPSDKLKKLIKVKQKNKYNGIENDAFQDEPDMPHLKSPGSVEDLNADKDQILSGVKKKQLNGMITSESTESIGGTKKKIRSKAKSPNKEYYQIWTAYSPTDDETKDITCMDFAENAPPLPPRTLHRPLERSHALSDSFKPPVHRQNKPRAMQKLEDTFGFELIDTDEDYKSYSTASTASSLSDVDVNATPTHKIKAAFLDNSKKIGSDNYVTTVLSKADAQFPPHLPLENKDSQSSISTQSSSSADVVDGEVNESLTLKPHKPLTRTPESEDQSPEEACCSNVPQTPLHQRKAIAAKNPAVIRPHPKALARVAGLTCATPVCPPTPTHHSRKARYNTELKPPNLKGDAYPDFPLEGQEILPPPEVKQADIRPIETLDWSSCNGASEGEAAANQAKDNPHLSIIAMSELRNIDTRSPEVRSNDLISKTSLTLRPRNAEAEGASGGVPLPLQRLSTARLPSIPERGHRILAVPELPGEHENPLPPSWEARMDSHGRVFYIDHATRTTSWTRPGCSALPGVSGIGAEQHRRQLDRRYQSIRRTISSNRLDQLDNSTAPGCKLLTRPDFFTVLHMNQEALSLYNKNSTLKHMIVRIRRDPLMFEKYQHNKDLVALVNLFADPSLDLPVGWDTKKDRNDKQFFIDHTNKRTTYMDPRVPTETLSYSRRMSIEAPKPPPRSASFVTNPSPMPELPVAYNDKVVAFLRQPNIYEILKERHAPISTSQSLRDKVNAVRVDGTTALDKFSHDIHLTILLSLFEQEIMSYVPAVETRSAANSTRSPRGSPAPSPIASPGMGRHRVQAPHKRDFEAKLRNFYRKLESKGYGQGPGKFKLHIRRDHLLEDAFRRIMSANKKELQKGKLCVVWDNEEGLDYGGPSREFFFLISRELFNPYYGLFEYSANDTYTVQISPMSAFVDNYHDWFRFSGRVLGLALVHQYLLDAFFTRPFYKALLRLPVALSDLESLDFEFHQSLQWIREHDVSNQGELELTFAVTEEVFGQVLERELKPGGRNVPVTEKNKKEYLERIVRWRLERGVAEQTESLVRGFYEVVDPRLVSVFDARELELVIAGTAEIDLMDWRQHTEYRGGYHDQHPVVVWFWQAIERFTNEQRLRLLQFVTGTSSIPFEGFSALRGSIGPRKFCIEKWGKPNSLPRAHTCFNRLDLPPYPTSEVLYEKLLLAVEETNTFGIE